The region ATGCGCACTGGCACCGACTCTGCCGGCGCTGCTGTGTATTCGATTCGTAGAAGGCATCGGTGCGAGTGTGTGCCTGCTGCTGGCGGCGACCATCGCAGCCGATTGTTTCCGGGGCGCAAAGCTGGTCTCGGTCATGGGCATACTGGGGGCGGCTTGGGGATCGGCGCCGGTGTTGGCTCCGGCTGTTGGCGGTCTGCTGGTGCAAATCGGCTCTTGGCGAGTGGTGTTCGGATTGTTCGCTCTCTTCGTCGCGTCAGTGGGAATTGTGGTCGCGAAGTTCCTTCCCGAGACGCTGCCTACCGAACGGCGATCGACGGTCAACCTGCGTGCGGCCGCAGGGGTGCTTGGTGCGGCCCTGCGGCACCGGATTTTTGTGGCGTTCGTGCTGATGTTCGGCCTCGTCGGAGCGGCGCAGATGGTCTTCGGCGTCGTCGCCCCGTTCTTGTTCGAGGTGAAACTCGGATTCGCTCCGGCGGTATACGGCCTGGTGGCGTTGGGTGTCGGTGTCGCTAATCTGACCGGCGAATTAGCCTGCGGCGTGCTTGCTCGCCGACTCTCCAGCTGGCGGCTCGGCTTCGGCGCGTGGGTCCCGTTCTTCGTCGGCGCGGTCGTTCTCGTGGTGACGGCCGCGGTGGTGGGCGTGAACGCATGGGCGATCGCCGTCGCGGCGGCGCTGGCGTTCGTCGGGATCGGTGTACTCGACCCGCAGAGCAAGGGATTGGCGATGGGGGTGTTTTCACGGAACGTCGGTCTGATCGCCGGCCTGGTGAACACTTGCTGTTACTTGATCGTGAGCGCGGCGATGGCGTTGATGGCCTACTTACCTGAGGAGTCCCAGGCCCCGCTCGGTTGGTTGTATATCGGGGTCGGCGCAGTCCTCGTAGTGCTCTTGTTCAGTACTGTCCGGCGCGGCATTATTGCGGAAAGCCCAGAGCCCAGCCGCGGTAGATCCAGCCAGACCCCACATGGGGAGTCGGCAGAATCTGGATGTTGTGCCCGTCGCCGTACCCGCGCTTGAGCCCTTGGACGCCGCCGGAGACATATGTCCCATCGCCACGAGCGATATCGATGTGAGCGCCGTAGGGGCTCTTGCTGAAGACGAGCGCGCCCCGCGGGGGATTCGTGTCGGTGTGTATCTGGCCCTGTTGAAGGAGGGTTTGGTACATGGTCTCAGCGGCGCCGTCCCAGCCGTATTTGGCCTGCGACACGCCGTAGGCCCAGGCCACGAAAGCCTCGCACCCATATGGGCCGAACTGGTCTGTCCCGAGCGCGCTTTCGGCCTTGGCGATCGCGGCTTCCGCCCCGGGAAGCGTGTCAGCTCGGGCGTTCGGTGCGAACAGGAGCGCCGCGGCAAGCAGGGGGGCGAAAAGTGATAGGCAGAATCGGGCGTTCAACTCGTGGCTCCGTTCCCGGTGCATCTCGGCGGCGTGATTCGCACCGGCTTGTGCGAGACTCTCAATTCTTCCAGCATTCTTCAGGTGCCGCTCAGGTACCCGTCGGGAGGTGGTTGAAACCGCTGTGCAGCTAAGACGATGCGAGCGCGGTGAGCTGGAATTGCGTTGCAAGGGCCCGCATAGCGTCGGCGTCGCTGGGTCGTAGCCGTTCCAGGGCGCTGAAGGCCAGATGGTCGGCGATCATCATGCGACGCACTGAGATCTCCGGCAGTTCATCGGCCAGCGGTTCCCCCGGCAGGGTATCGACGAGCGCAAAGGTGGCGCCGACGATGAGCGGGCACACCGAGGGCGGCATCGAGCGCCGATCACCAAGGACAAGGAGGTCTGCCGCGCCCGATCGAGCAGCAAGGTCGGCCTTCCCCGAGTGGTAGGGCGACGCATCCAGCAGGTGATGAATCGCCCCATCGACGGACCAGCGCGCGCGCTCCAGCATCGCGGTCCAACCAGCAGGTGAGATGGAGGCCAACACTGCGGCGGCCAACCGCACCGGTCGCCGGTACGGTGCGGGCGCTCCGACGGCCGCGCACAAGAACGCGGCCGTCGTGATGGCCATATAGGCCACCGCCACCCGAGCGCCGCGACTATGGATGCACGGGCCGAGCCGGGCGAGCAGGGCGATGCTGCCCAGCGCTGGGGCCAGCACGTGTTGCATTACCGCCCGGGTCAGTTCCTCGCCGTCGCAGGCGCCGTACAGCGCCAGTTCGCCGTTCCGCAAGTCGCTGGCCAACTGGGCTGTGACGCCGAGGCAGCCTGCCAGCTCGCTCAAATCGGCTTCGGCGCAGGCATCTTCGGCGACCAGTGAGCATACGTAGAGCACCACCCGTCCGAGCACACGCTCGCCGTAGACGGTCCGCCGCAGCGGGCGATCCAGGTTCAGCGCCATCACCTGACCGACATCGGTCAACATTCGACCGATCCGTTTGCGGCGTTCGAAGGGCAGTTCCGACAGCAGCTCTCGCGCGTCGCGGATGCGCTCGGCCAACACCAGGCCGACCGGCGGTGGCGGTGTATCGGTGTCGCCGTTCAGGTAGTCCACGGCGGCGACGACGGCGCAGGCCGCCAGCGGGCGGGCGCTCATGTCTTCGTAGGCGGCGAGCACCCGGAAGGCCAGCAGGGCGGCGGTCGCCTCGCACCGCACGTCCGCGGGAAGGAAAGCGGCCGCGATGCCGAGATTTCGCACCCCGCTCACCGGGACACCACCCGCACCGACAGTTCGCGCAACTGCTCACGCGCCGGAGATGGCGGGAATGCATCGATGGCCCGGCAGGCCGTCCGGGCGGCGCGGACGGCGACCGCACGAGCAGCTCGGGTCGCCCCGCTACGCACCAGGTCGGCTCGCAGGTCGGCACTGGACGTCAGCCTGGAGACCCACATTTCATGGGACCCGGGCCGCATGGCCAGCCATTCGATCACCGGCCAGGTCGGCACCCGGCGGTCGAGGTCACCGCCCGCGTCTTTGCCCAGTGCGGGGCCGCCCTCCACGTCGCGGACGTCATCCATGATCTGGAACGCGAGGGCGAGTTGGTCGGCGTATCGCATCAGGGCGCACAACTGAGTGTTGTCGAGGCCGCCCGCCGTGCCGCCGTACGAGCAGGCCAGGCGGAACAGCGTGCCAGTCTTGGCCCCGGCCACGAGTTCGTAGTGCCTGCGCATGGCGGCGTCGTCGACGGCAGGTGGCAGGGTCTCGATGAGCTGCCCGAACGACAGGTCCGAGATGCGGTCGAGGTAGGTGACGTCGAGGTCTGCACCGAGCCCTGCGAACACCGCCGGGTGGTCGGCCAGTACTCGTGCGAGTACCTGTAACGCCGTGCCGACCAGATGAAATCCTGCCCGGGCGGCTGTGCGGACGCCGAACGCAGCCGGTACTGACGGCGCATTGCGCCGCAAGAGCGATCCGTCGCAGATGTCGTCGTGAACGAGCGACGCCTCGTGGATCATCTCGATCGCGCACGCCACATCGACGGCGTCGCGTAGCGGCACCGCGGCAGCCGAGGGCAGCAGACCGGCACAGCCCAGCACCATCGCGGATCGTATCCGTTTACCGGGGACGGCAAGGACGTGGCGGTAAATTTCTTCGAAACCGCCACCGTCAACCAGGATTTCGCGCAACCTCTCGGCCACCAGCGGCATGTGATCGGATGGGCAACTCAGCAAGGGGCGGTCGGCGCCCAGACCACCGGAAGCGACCAAAATGCTTGCGTCAACCATCCTCATTCCTTCTGCGATGTCTTCGAAACACGCGTTCCGCTCACCACAGAAATCGTCGCTGCCGTGTGGGGCACTGCGAGCAGTAGTGCGCCACTGCGATCTCGCCCGGTTTCGGCGCGGTACTACTTAACCCGCTCTTGAATCCTGCGACTCAGTAGTACCGCGCCGAGACCAGCCTCGATTGCAGTAGGGCTCCACTGAGAGCCACCCCCCGAATCCGAGTGACGATCCCTATTGCAGTGGTCCTCTGCGTCGGATCTCCAGACGGCGCAAACGAGCGCAGGAGGCAACGTTGTATGCACTTGCACCAAGTACGCCTCGGCTGATCCCCGGCCGCACCCTTGACAACCTGGACTTGGCGCCAAGCGGCGGTGTTTGTCGCGGCTCGATCCGCGTGGATCGTCAAGACCCTGTGTTCTTCGACCATCCGCTCGACCACGTGCCGGGAATGCTGCTGGTGGTCGCCGGTCTTGAGTTGGCCGAGCACGCAGCGATGCTGCGGCCGGCCCACGTGAATTTCCGTCTCACGTTCAAAAAATTCTGCGAGCTCGACGCCCCGGTTGACGTGAGTGCGACCCGCGAAACCGGTGGGAACCCGTTCGAATTCGTCCAATTAGGCCGCAGCATAGCGAGGGGACTGCTGGGCCGACGCGAGACCGCGCTGCCGGCGGAGCTTGCCCCGGTGCCAGCATTTGGCAACGGTTCGATCCCGGGTGAACTGGTGCACCGGGCCGACCCCGGAAATATCGCGGTCGGCCCGCTGACAATCGACGCCGGACGCGTCTGGGTTCGCGTACTCGAGGAGGCCGCCCTCGGCGGAATACCACCGAAGGCCAGCGCGGTCGCCTCCATCATCGAGGCCGCCCGGCAGTTCGTCATCGCGATTCTTCACTTGTGGGGCCGCCAGCCACTGGGGACGAAGATGATATTCGTCGGCCTCACCGCAGACGTGCCCACTGCGCTGCCGCAGGGTCACGTCACGCGGGCCCTGTCGTGGCAGCCCACTCCGCCAGAACAGACACGCAAAATCCACATCGACGTGCACGCGGTAGGCGATCGAGCCATCAAAGTCGGCTCGATTGTCATCGCGGCCCGCTGCGCCGACGAAATCGAGTACGCGCAATTGCGCGCGGGCTAGACGATGGAAGGCTGGTAAATGACTGATCGACTCGCCACGTACATTCTTCGTAATCTCCTGGTACTGACCACCATTGGTCTTGCGATTGCGGTCGCGGCACACCTTGCCGGCGGGCGCCTCGCTGCAGCGGCTTTCGTCGCCGCATACCTGGTGTGGCTGCTTTCCGAGGCACGAATCACGGTTGGGACACCGACACAATCAGCCGCGGAGACTCGTACCCTCGTTCCATACGCGGTAGCGCGAGTCGCGACGGCACTGACGGCTGCGTACTCCGCGCCCGCGGTCCCCGACAAGTTCGGTATCGTGCTCGCCGGGATTTTCGGTGCGGGTGTGATGTTGCGCGCGTGGGCGATTCACGAACTGGGCCGCCAGTATTCGCATCGAGTGGTACGGCTCTCCGAGGGCGGCCTCGTTTCGTCCGGGCCGTACCGGACGCTGCGCCATCCCGCCTATGCCGGAATGTTGCTCGCCAACATCGGTTTAGTCGGCTACTTCGCGAGTCCTGCGAGTATCGCGGCACTGACTCTCCTTGTCGCCGCGGTCCTCTGGCGCATCAGAATCGAAGAGGACATCCTCGCTGAATCGCCGCAGTACCGCGCTTTCGCCAAGACACGATGCCGGATCGTACCGGGGGTGTGGTGATGATCAAGATCATTGACGCGCCCGCGGAACTGGCTGACGCCAGCGTGGTTGGGCACAAGTTCGCGCGCCAGCAACAGTTACGCGATGCCGGGGTTTCCGTCCCGCCGTTCTTCTGCGTCGTCAGGGAAACTCCGTGGTCAGCCGTCGCCGATGTCGTCGGCACCTTTCCCGGTGTCGGCGCCAGCGTCGAGAAGTTGACTGCCTGGGCCGAGGCGGCTCGCAGCGCTGTCGAGCACATGCGCCTCATGCCGGAGACAGAAGCCGAGATCTGGGAGAGGTACGCCGCCCTCGGCTCAGCCGACGTCGCAGTCCGTGCATGCGTGGTCGGCCGTCACGCACAGCCCGGCGAAGATGATGCCGCGGACCCGTTCGCGGGCCTCACAGATAGTTACCTGTACGTTGGCGCGGACACGCTCATCGATGCCGTTTCAGCTTGTACCGCATCGCTTTTCAGTGTCAGATCGGTACTCTACCGCGCGCGGCGGGGGATCGACCCCCGAGTCCTCAGCATCTGCGTCGGAATTCAGCAGATGATCGATGGCGAGCGCTCGTTCGTCGTGTTCACCCACGATCCTGCTACCGGAGCCAGAGAGACTGTGGTCGCCGGCGTCTACGGCATCGGAGAAGGTGCGGTAGCCGAACGCGCCGACATCGACCACTTTTTCGTACGCGCGGACGGGATCGGGCGGCTCATCTCGCACAAGGAGAGAATGCTCCGCCGGGCACCGGGCGGTGGCGTTACTGAGTATCGGGTGCCGGCTGGACTCGCCGACCTACCGGTGTTCTCCGATGCGGAAATCAGTCAGATCGCAGCGCTGGCGGAGACCACCGAGCGGTTGTTGTCCGGACCCCAAGACATAGAGGGCGTCGTCACGGCCGACTCAGCGATTCACCTGGTGCAGGCACGGCCGGCCACGTCGCCCCAAGCGCCGGCGACCACAGTCGAATGGACCAATCACAATCTGACTGAGAGCTTTCCGGGCGTGACCACCGCGATGACCTACTCGCACGCACGAGTCTTCTACCGCATGAGTTTCCGCAGCTTCTATCGCATCGTCGGAGTCTCTGAGAGCCAACTGCGGAGTCGGGACTACCAACTTCGTCGCATGATCGGATACCTCGACGGGCGGGCCTACTACCGCCTGGACGCGTGGTACGCACTGCACAGCCAGCTCCCCGGGTGGGACCTGCTTCGTCCGATGTGGGAGCGGTCGTTGGGCCTCGCAGAGCGAAATCCCAACCCAAGCCACGTGCTCGGCCGCCGTGCCATCACACGCATTATCGGGCGTTCACCGCGACTGATATGGGCGGCCATCAGTTTTCCCCGCAAATTGCGGAGATTCTTGACCTGGTGGGATGCCCAGCACAGCCTCGGGGAGGGACTGTCGCAAAAGCCGGTTGATGAACTAATCGAGACCTACCGCCGAATGTGGTCGGAAGCCGAATCACGCTGGGGTATACCGATTCTGGCCGGATACCTATGCCTAGCTAGCTATGTCGTGGCGAGCGCCCTGGTCCAGCGGTGGACCCACTCCCTCGACGTGGACCTCACCGTACTCTTGCCGGGAGGGCCACCGAACCGAACGCTGCAGTCGGTGCACTCCACGGTGGCGCTCGCCGAGCAGATAAACGCGAACCCCGCGTTGGCGGCGCGAGTGCTGACTGGCGACGCACGCGATACCTGGGACCGCATCGCACGAGGCGCCTACGGCGGCAAACTGGAGTCCGATGCCCTTACGCATCTCAGGAAATTCGGCGACCGCGCCATGCACGACCTCAAGATCGAGGAGCTGACGCCACGCCAGAGACCTGAGATGGTCATCGACGCCCTGCGGCCGTTTGTTGCAGCGGGAGCGACAATGCAGCAGACGCGGCTTCAGGAATCGACCGCGGCCATAGCCGCACTTGATGAACTACACCGCATCTGCCCGTCACGGTGGAGACGCGCCCTTCTTCGCGCCGCGCTGCGGGTGGGTAGGTTCCTGGTGAGAGCTCGCGAGGACACCCGGTTCTGCCGCACCCAGCTATACGGATTCTCAAGGGAAGTCATGCGTCGCCTTGGGTCTGAGCTAGCCGCTGCAGGGTGTCTGGATTCACCCGATGACTATGTCCATCTGGAGGCCGACGAATTGTTGGCAGCCTTCGACGGCACCTCCACACACCCCGACCTGCGCGTCCTGGCACGGACCCGAAAAGACGCCTATCTACGATCGAGGAATCGGCCCGCCCTTGCAGCCAAACTCACAACTGCCCCGCCGCCGATCGCTGCCGCCGACCTTCGTCGCGGGGCTGCCACATCGGCGACCGCAGGTTCCAGCACCGAACTGATCGGTCTTCCATCCAGCGCCGGGATTGCCTGTGGTCGCGCGAAATTGGTGCTGCGACCGGATGTTCCGCCGAGCGACTGCGCTGGGCGGATCCTGGTCGCCCGCGAAACCGATCCTGGATGGCTACCACTGATGCTCAACGCAACGGGACTCGTCGTCGAGCGCG is a window of Mycobacterium sp. 3519A DNA encoding:
- a CDS encoding PEP/pyruvate-binding domain-containing protein; this translates as MIKIIDAPAELADASVVGHKFARQQQLRDAGVSVPPFFCVVRETPWSAVADVVGTFPGVGASVEKLTAWAEAARSAVEHMRLMPETEAEIWERYAALGSADVAVRACVVGRHAQPGEDDAADPFAGLTDSYLYVGADTLIDAVSACTASLFSVRSVLYRARRGIDPRVLSICVGIQQMIDGERSFVVFTHDPATGARETVVAGVYGIGEGAVAERADIDHFFVRADGIGRLISHKERMLRRAPGGGVTEYRVPAGLADLPVFSDAEISQIAALAETTERLLSGPQDIEGVVTADSAIHLVQARPATSPQAPATTVEWTNHNLTESFPGVTTAMTYSHARVFYRMSFRSFYRIVGVSESQLRSRDYQLRRMIGYLDGRAYYRLDAWYALHSQLPGWDLLRPMWERSLGLAERNPNPSHVLGRRAITRIIGRSPRLIWAAISFPRKLRRFLTWWDAQHSLGEGLSQKPVDELIETYRRMWSEAESRWGIPILAGYLCLASYVVASALVQRWTHSLDVDLTVLLPGGPPNRTLQSVHSTVALAEQINANPALAARVLTGDARDTWDRIARGAYGGKLESDALTHLRKFGDRAMHDLKIEELTPRQRPEMVIDALRPFVAAGATMQQTRLQESTAAIAALDELHRICPSRWRRALLRAALRVGRFLVRAREDTRFCRTQLYGFSREVMRRLGSELAAAGCLDSPDDYVHLEADELLAAFDGTSTHPDLRVLARTRKDAYLRSRNRPALAAKLTTAPPPIAAADLRRGAATSATAGSSTELIGLPSSAGIACGRAKLVLRPDVPPSDCAGRILVARETDPGWLPLMLNATGLVVERGSMVSHTAITGRMLGIPTVVAVAGATAKISDGDEVEIDGRSGSVRILCPHSQKPR
- a CDS encoding isoprenylcysteine carboxylmethyltransferase family protein, encoding MTDRLATYILRNLLVLTTIGLAIAVAAHLAGGRLAAAAFVAAYLVWLLSEARITVGTPTQSAAETRTLVPYAVARVATALTAAYSAPAVPDKFGIVLAGIFGAGVMLRAWAIHELGRQYSHRVVRLSEGGLVSSGPYRTLRHPAYAGMLLANIGLVGYFASPASIAALTLLVAAVLWRIRIEEDILAESPQYRAFAKTRCRIVPGVW
- a CDS encoding polyprenyl synthetase family protein, coding for MVDASILVASGGLGADRPLLSCPSDHMPLVAERLREILVDGGGFEEIYRHVLAVPGKRIRSAMVLGCAGLLPSAAAVPLRDAVDVACAIEMIHEASLVHDDICDGSLLRRNAPSVPAAFGVRTAARAGFHLVGTALQVLARVLADHPAVFAGLGADLDVTYLDRISDLSFGQLIETLPPAVDDAAMRRHYELVAGAKTGTLFRLACSYGGTAGGLDNTQLCALMRYADQLALAFQIMDDVRDVEGGPALGKDAGGDLDRRVPTWPVIEWLAMRPGSHEMWVSRLTSSADLRADLVRSGATRAARAVAVRAARTACRAIDAFPPSPAREQLRELSVRVVSR
- a CDS encoding AfsA-related hotdog domain-containing protein; protein product: MAPSGGVCRGSIRVDRQDPVFFDHPLDHVPGMLLVVAGLELAEHAAMLRPAHVNFRLTFKKFCELDAPVDVSATRETGGNPFEFVQLGRSIARGLLGRRETALPAELAPVPAFGNGSIPGELVHRADPGNIAVGPLTIDAGRVWVRVLEEAALGGIPPKASAVASIIEAARQFVIAILHLWGRQPLGTKMIFVGLTADVPTALPQGHVTRALSWQPTPPEQTRKIHIDVHAVGDRAIKVGSIVIAARCADEIEYAQLRAG
- a CDS encoding MFS transporter, whose translation is MTTTLDRGGNANSTPHNPFSSRAIIAILLFVIPLSQIALDVYTPALPKMAAEFAASNDVIQNTVTAYMLGMALAFIPAGLIADAVGRRRVLLAGLALLTTASVGCALAPTLPALLCIRFVEGIGASVCLLLAATIAADCFRGAKLVSVMGILGAAWGSAPVLAPAVGGLLVQIGSWRVVFGLFALFVASVGIVVAKFLPETLPTERRSTVNLRAAAGVLGAALRHRIFVAFVLMFGLVGAAQMVFGVVAPFLFEVKLGFAPAVYGLVALGVGVANLTGELACGVLARRLSSWRLGFGAWVPFFVGAVVLVVTAAVVGVNAWAIAVAAALAFVGIGVLDPQSKGLAMGVFSRNVGLIAGLVNTCCYLIVSAAMALMAYLPEESQAPLGWLYIGVGAVLVVLLFSTVRRGIIAESPEPSRGRSSQTPHGESAESGCCARRRTRA